One window of the Triticum dicoccoides isolate Atlit2015 ecotype Zavitan chromosome 3B, WEW_v2.0, whole genome shotgun sequence genome contains the following:
- the LOC119277210 gene encoding protein ULTRAPETALA 1-like: protein MAAANGGGAALFSDEELRDVSGLRLREGFVEMMCGCTSRRYGDAVGRLLIYPSGELEISCDCTPGCREEKLTPSAFEKHSGRETAGKWRNTVWVMIDGEKVPLGKTEFLKYYNLSNKSVNGSNRSRSGRPLHRDEFIRCTRCDKERRFRLRTKEECRIYHDALAKPNRTCANLTADSVTCDDDEERGSRKVIKGCSRAASCAGCEKCVCFGCEMCRFTDCGCQTCVDFYRNSKE from the exons ATGGCGGCGGCGAACGGAGGCGGCGCGGCGCTGTTCAGCGACGAGGAACTCCGGGATGTGAGCGGGCTGCGCCTGCGCGAGGGCTTCGTGGAGATGATGTGCGGATGCACCAGCCGCCGCTACGGCGACGCCGTAGGCCGCCTCCTAATCTACCCGTCCGGCGAGCTGGAGATTAGCTGCGACTGCACGCCCGGCTGCCGCGAAG AAAAGCTGACTCCTTCAGCGTTTGAGAAGCACTCTGGAAGGGAGACTGCAGGAAAGTGGAGGAACACCGTGTGGGTCATGATTGATGGAGAAAAGGTTCCACTGGGAAAGACGGAATTTCTCAAATACTACAACCTGTCAAACAAGTCTGTTAATGGTTCGAACAGAAGTCGTAGTGGACGTCCATTGCACCGTGATGAGTTCATTCGCTGCACAAGATGTGACAAGGAGAGGAGGTTCCGTCTTCGGACCAAAGAAGAGTGCCGTATTTACCATGATGCTCTTGCAAAACCTAACCGGACATGTGCAAATTTGACGGCTGACAG CGTCAcctgcgatgacgacgaggagcgaggGAGCCGCAAGGTGATCAAGGGCTGCTCCCGCGCTGCGTCGTGCGCGGGCTGCGAGAAGTGCGTGTGCTTCGGGTGCGAGATGTGCCGCTTCACCGACTGCGGATGCCAGACCTGCGTCGACTTCTACCGCAACTCCAAGGAGTAG